The following proteins are encoded in a genomic region of Natrinema sp. DC36:
- a CDS encoding MFS transporter: MNWSYRNTVLVLCTFAFFVTVTARLVISPVVPDIVDTFAVSTGAVGLALSGMWAAYALSQFPSGLLGDRFGERRIILTAIGGTAVASALLALSPTYVAFLLFAIVLGAAAGLHYSVATTLLTRLFDRTGRAIGIHVSGAPIAGLAAPVLAALAAERYGWRAAIAVGTAVAIPIVVLFFLRTRPTEPRYPDRRMRDQIEPALLSQLLTRPSVAYTTVLCAMGAFTWQATASFLPTFLEVGYGLSRTTAGLLFSLYFLVNGGIQPLIGSLSDRYSRDAAAATTMTAGVVGFAVLVTGDGLVEAVAGVACVGVAMTWGAPLQSRFMDVLSSSERGLGFGLVRTAYMTLGATGSVAVGSAADLFGWTVAFGLLSGIMALALLTIVANNALSLGY; the protein is encoded by the coding sequence GTGAACTGGTCATACAGAAATACGGTTCTCGTTCTCTGTACGTTCGCCTTCTTCGTGACGGTGACCGCGCGGCTGGTGATCAGTCCGGTCGTCCCCGATATCGTCGACACGTTCGCCGTCAGCACCGGCGCGGTCGGGCTGGCGCTATCGGGCATGTGGGCCGCCTACGCGCTCTCGCAGTTTCCGAGCGGGCTGCTCGGGGATCGCTTCGGCGAGCGGCGGATCATTCTGACCGCGATCGGCGGCACGGCGGTCGCGAGCGCACTGCTCGCGCTGTCGCCGACGTACGTCGCCTTCCTGCTGTTCGCGATCGTCCTCGGCGCGGCGGCCGGCCTTCATTACAGCGTCGCGACGACGCTGCTCACCCGGCTGTTCGATCGAACGGGTCGCGCGATCGGGATCCACGTCTCCGGGGCCCCGATCGCCGGCCTCGCCGCACCGGTCCTCGCGGCCCTCGCCGCCGAACGGTACGGGTGGCGCGCGGCGATCGCCGTCGGGACCGCCGTCGCGATTCCGATCGTCGTCCTCTTTTTCCTCCGGACGCGACCGACCGAGCCGCGATACCCGGATCGACGGATGCGAGACCAGATCGAGCCCGCGCTCCTCTCGCAGTTGCTGACCCGGCCCAGCGTCGCCTACACGACCGTCCTCTGTGCGATGGGTGCCTTCACCTGGCAGGCCACCGCCTCGTTTCTGCCCACGTTCCTCGAGGTCGGCTACGGGCTCTCTCGGACGACGGCCGGATTGCTGTTCTCGCTGTACTTCCTCGTCAACGGCGGCATCCAGCCGTTGATTGGGTCGCTGTCCGACCGTTACTCGCGCGACGCCGCGGCCGCAACGACGATGACGGCGGGAGTGGTCGGCTTCGCGGTGTTGGTCACCGGCGACGGACTGGTCGAAGCGGTCGCCGGCGTCGCCTGCGTCGGCGTCGCGATGACGTGGGGTGCGCCGCTGCAGTCGCGGTTCATGGACGTCCTCTCGTCATCCGAACGCGGTCTTGGCTTCGGCCTCGTTCGAACCGCCTACATGACCCTCGGTGCGACCGGAAGCGTCGCGGTCGGATCGGCCGCGGACCTGTTCGGCTGGACGGTCGCGTTCGGCCTCCTCTCGGGAATCATGGCCCTCGCGCTGCTCACGATCGTCGCGAACAACGCGCTCTCGCTGGGCTACTGA
- a CDS encoding universal stress protein gives MYRIVIAVDTDEERAMQAVDYVTGLVDDGLIENPDEVAVTICNVFEEFTAVDDGGRVSSDELFDPDNLPDAVVTVHEALEAAGLDVEVVRRHGDAAAEIVDCADSRNADVLVVPTRERSPVGKAIFGSVTQEVILETDRPVTVL, from the coding sequence ATGTACCGGATCGTTATCGCCGTCGATACCGACGAGGAGCGCGCGATGCAGGCCGTCGACTACGTAACCGGGCTAGTCGACGACGGACTGATCGAGAACCCCGACGAGGTCGCCGTGACGATCTGTAACGTCTTCGAGGAGTTCACGGCCGTCGACGACGGTGGTCGTGTATCCTCCGACGAACTGTTCGACCCCGACAACCTGCCCGACGCTGTCGTCACGGTCCACGAGGCGCTCGAGGCCGCCGGGCTCGATGTCGAGGTCGTTCGCCGCCACGGCGACGCGGCCGCGGAAATCGTCGACTGCGCCGACTCGCGGAACGCGGACGTGCTCGTCGTCCCGACCCGCGAGCGATCACCGGTCGGCAAAGCGATCTTCGGCAGCGTCACGCAGGAAGTGATCCTCGAGACCGACCGCCCCGTTACGGTCCTCTGA
- a CDS encoding thiamine pyrophosphate-binding protein: MNVGRAVIERLAGDGIDTVFGIPGKQTLPLNEAIGARDDIRFVVARHETAVTHQAWGYAETSGELAATAVVPGPGDMNAMNGLKNALNDCTPLVHIAVETEPAIRGGDGIHETPPDTYDNVVKENLLVERPGSTIAVLEEGIAAAETAPKGPVRVGIPKNFLAMDVALATPADYSRNAVSGVADSDVEAAADRLAGADNPVIVAGGGIRAANASDELRRVADRLGAPVVTTYKGKGVLPDGSDGYVAGTLSGSASPELFSLLANADAALAVGTDFDAVATRAWSVDVPETLVHVTLDPDDLGTGYAPSVGIVADARNALSALEEALSDRAVSTGDAIERASVVRTATSERVEDLRVSSAPLTSVSALEAIRDAVPREAIVAADAGGFRVWGLNVFEAAGPRSYVNPGSWATMGTGLPSGIGAQLANPEDDVLVLTGDGGLMMCVHELHTIVAEDLPITVVVFTNEDYAIISDDAERNYDLETGEYNWTNAPIDFATLAASLGLRAERAETPSAIRSTLESVIDADEPVLVEVPTDPGEPQASDWMSD; this comes from the coding sequence ATGAATGTTGGCCGAGCAGTCATCGAGCGACTGGCGGGCGATGGGATCGACACCGTGTTCGGTATTCCCGGGAAACAGACGCTTCCGCTGAACGAGGCGATCGGGGCGCGAGACGACATTCGGTTCGTCGTGGCGCGTCACGAGACCGCCGTCACCCATCAGGCGTGGGGATACGCGGAAACCAGCGGCGAGCTCGCGGCGACGGCCGTCGTTCCCGGACCGGGAGACATGAACGCGATGAACGGGCTGAAGAACGCGCTCAACGACTGCACGCCGCTCGTCCACATCGCCGTCGAGACCGAGCCCGCGATTCGGGGCGGCGACGGTATCCACGAGACCCCGCCGGACACCTACGACAACGTCGTCAAAGAAAACCTGCTCGTCGAGCGGCCCGGGAGCACGATCGCCGTCCTCGAGGAGGGGATCGCAGCTGCGGAGACAGCACCGAAGGGACCCGTCCGCGTTGGAATTCCGAAGAACTTCCTGGCGATGGACGTGGCGCTCGCGACGCCGGCGGACTACAGTCGCAACGCCGTCTCGGGCGTTGCGGACAGCGACGTCGAGGCCGCTGCCGATCGGCTCGCCGGGGCCGATAACCCGGTGATCGTCGCCGGCGGCGGCATCCGAGCCGCGAACGCGAGCGACGAGCTCCGTCGCGTCGCCGACCGCCTCGGGGCGCCCGTCGTCACCACCTACAAGGGGAAAGGCGTCCTCCCCGACGGTTCCGACGGATACGTCGCCGGAACGCTGTCGGGCAGCGCGTCACCCGAACTGTTCTCCCTCCTCGCGAACGCGGACGCGGCGCTCGCGGTCGGTACGGACTTCGACGCGGTCGCGACTCGGGCCTGGTCCGTGGACGTGCCGGAGACCCTCGTCCACGTCACGCTCGACCCCGACGACCTCGGGACCGGCTACGCGCCGTCCGTCGGCATCGTCGCCGACGCCCGGAACGCGCTGTCGGCGCTCGAGGAAGCGCTCTCCGATCGAGCGGTCTCGACCGGCGACGCCATCGAACGCGCGAGTGTCGTCAGGACGGCCACGAGCGAGCGGGTCGAGGACCTTCGCGTCTCGTCGGCACCTCTGACGTCCGTCAGCGCGCTCGAGGCGATCCGAGACGCGGTCCCGCGGGAAGCGATCGTCGCAGCCGACGCCGGCGGGTTCCGGGTCTGGGGCCTGAACGTCTTCGAGGCCGCTGGCCCGCGATCGTACGTCAATCCGGGCTCGTGGGCGACGATGGGGACCGGTCTCCCGTCGGGGATCGGCGCGCAGTTGGCCAATCCCGAGGACGACGTCCTCGTGTTGACCGGCGACGGCGGGCTCATGATGTGTGTCCACGAGCTCCACACGATCGTCGCCGAGGACTTGCCGATCACCGTCGTCGTCTTTACCAACGAGGATTACGCCATCATCAGCGACGACGCCGAGCGGAACTACGATCTCGAGACCGGCGAGTACAACTGGACGAACGCGCCGATCGACTTCGCGACCCTCGCGGCGAGTCTCGGGCTGCGAGCCGAGCGCGCGGAGACGCCGTCCGCGATTCGATCGACGCTCGAGTCCGTAATCGACGCGGACGAACCGGTGCTCGTCGAGGTACCGACCGATCCGGGCGAGCCGCAGGCGAGCGACTGGATGAGCGACTAG